One window from the genome of Thermococcus siculi encodes:
- a CDS encoding phosphatase PAP2 family protein: protein MTRVKLDRNFLILTVIVAGILLLQATGAFDGLNERVNSTLPLVDTPLVNFLTALGGDLFLIPFAALVVYLDWRGKGTISRKTLAFLLATIVGLVTVGGLKLLFAEPRPRPEYGTYAFPSGHAFRAAVIAAYASDRWRKYAFIAWIYAVTVALTRLLLHYHWFSDVLFSLFFAPWLYLLLKSLLGVKPE, encoded by the coding sequence ATGACCCGGGTTAAGCTCGATAGGAACTTCCTTATCCTCACGGTCATCGTCGCCGGAATCCTGCTCCTCCAAGCGACGGGGGCCTTCGATGGGCTAAACGAGCGGGTGAACTCGACGCTCCCCCTAGTCGATACGCCGCTGGTTAACTTTCTAACCGCCCTCGGTGGCGACCTCTTTTTGATCCCCTTCGCCGCCCTCGTGGTCTACCTTGACTGGCGTGGGAAGGGGACCATCTCCAGAAAGACTCTGGCGTTCCTGCTGGCTACTATCGTTGGACTCGTGACTGTTGGTGGCCTCAAGCTCCTCTTCGCGGAGCCGAGACCCCGGCCAGAGTACGGGACGTACGCCTTCCCCTCCGGCCACGCCTTCAGGGCGGCGGTAATAGCGGCCTACGCCTCCGACCGCTGGAGGAAGTACGCCTTTATCGCATGGATCTACGCCGTCACGGTGGCCCTCACCCGGCTTCTCCTGCACTACCACTGGTTTTCCGATGTCCTGTTCAGCCTGTTCTTCGCCCCCTGGCTCTACCTGCTGCTGAAATCACTCCTCGGGGTGAAGCCTGAATGA
- the cobB gene encoding NAD-dependent protein deacetylase — MIEEAAKMLARSRFAIAFTGAGISAESGVPTFRGFNGLWRKHRPEELATPEAFRKDPHLVWSFYRWRMDLIRKARPNRAHYALAELEEMGILKAVITQNVDDLHREAGSRKVIELHGNIFRVRCTSCSYRENLKESGRLEEFLAEKDLPKCPECGSLLRPDVVWFGEPLPRKALEEAFKLAERADLVLVIGTSGVVYPAAYIPQIVKETGGKVIEVNPEESGITPIADVFLRCPAGEAMEKLMERVRGLV, encoded by the coding sequence ATGATAGAGGAAGCCGCTAAAATGCTGGCGCGCTCGAGGTTTGCGATTGCTTTTACGGGCGCGGGAATAAGCGCCGAGAGTGGTGTTCCAACGTTCAGGGGCTTCAACGGGCTGTGGAGGAAGCACAGGCCCGAGGAGCTGGCGACACCGGAGGCCTTCAGGAAGGACCCTCACCTCGTCTGGAGCTTCTACAGGTGGAGAATGGACCTTATAAGAAAGGCAAGGCCGAACAGGGCGCACTACGCGCTGGCCGAGCTGGAGGAGATGGGGATTCTGAAGGCGGTCATAACCCAGAACGTCGACGACCTGCACAGGGAAGCGGGAAGCAGGAAGGTCATCGAGCTTCACGGCAACATCTTCCGCGTTAGATGCACCTCCTGTTCATACAGGGAGAACCTCAAGGAGAGCGGAAGGCTGGAGGAATTTCTGGCGGAGAAAGACCTTCCCAAGTGCCCGGAGTGCGGCTCCCTTCTGAGGCCGGACGTGGTGTGGTTCGGGGAACCACTGCCGAGGAAGGCCCTTGAGGAGGCTTTCAAGCTGGCCGAGAGGGCTGACCTCGTCCTCGTCATAGGCACGAGCGGGGTCGTCTATCCCGCCGCATACATACCGCAGATAGTCAAAGAGACCGGGGGAAAAGTCATCGAGGTGAACCCCGAGGAGAGCGGGATAACGCCCATAGCGGACGTCTTCCTGCGCTGTCCGGCCGGAGAGGCGATGGAGAAGCTGATGGAAAGGGTTAGGGGGCTGGTATAA
- a CDS encoding immunoglobulin-like domain-containing protein has product MRKIIPVLLIILLIPVGYYLASYWGSAADGSPNGRDIDHPPTDGPIIGNSTPERPPANDFLKLDKTTYSPTDTMTITVTNNGNLNATTSYHFKLYRLEGGEWKEVPVNLVVIEIAVIIEPGKSWQQRVNLAQLNLEPGHYAIVKTLVFTDPVNQHAMGVEGWAEFDVEG; this is encoded by the coding sequence GTGAGAAAGATAATCCCCGTTCTGCTGATAATCCTGCTGATTCCCGTAGGGTATTACCTCGCTTCTTACTGGGGAAGCGCAGCCGATGGCTCCCCCAATGGGAGAGACATCGACCACCCTCCAACTGACGGTCCAATAATTGGGAACTCCACCCCAGAGCGTCCGCCGGCTAATGACTTCCTGAAACTCGACAAGACTACCTACTCACCAACCGATACGATGACAATCACTGTAACCAACAACGGAAACCTCAACGCCACGACCAGCTACCACTTCAAACTCTACCGGCTGGAAGGCGGCGAATGGAAAGAGGTGCCCGTAAACCTCGTCGTCATCGAGATCGCCGTTATAATCGAACCCGGAAAGAGCTGGCAGCAGAGGGTGAACCTTGCCCAGCTGAACCTCGAGCCTGGCCACTACGCGATAGTGAAGACCCTCGTGTTCACCGACCCCGTGAACCAGCATGCGATGGGAGTTGAGGGATGGGCGGAGTTCGACGTTGAAGGGTGA
- the glyA gene encoding serine hydroxymethyltransferase, translating into MAEGYREYRDRVMDFLEDHEKWRSHTINLIASENVTSPSVTRAVASGFMHKYAEGWPRARYYQGCKYVDEVELIGVELFTKLFKSDFADLRPISGTNANQAVFFGLTQPGDRAIVLHTSHGGHISHMPFGAAGMRGLEVHTWPFDNEEFNIDVDKAEKLIRELEPKIVVFGGSLFPFPHPVKELAPVAKEVGAYVMFDAAHVLGLIAGGQFQDPLREGADIITASTHKTFPGPQGGVIIYKRFGETEEIAKLQWAIFPGVLSNHHLHHMAGKTITAAEMLEYGEKYAAQIVKNAKALAEALAEEGFKVIGEDKGYTESHQVIVDVSDLHEAAGGWAAPLLEEAGIILNKNLLPWDPLEKVEKPSGLRIGVQEMTRVGMMEDDMKEIAHFIKRVLIDREDPKKVERDVFYFRMNFQRVYYSFDHGLPMRE; encoded by the coding sequence ATGGCTGAAGGATACAGAGAATACCGGGACAGGGTTATGGACTTTCTGGAGGACCACGAGAAGTGGAGGAGCCACACTATAAACCTCATAGCGAGTGAAAACGTGACATCCCCGAGCGTTACCAGGGCAGTCGCTTCTGGCTTCATGCACAAGTACGCCGAGGGCTGGCCGAGGGCCCGTTACTACCAGGGATGCAAGTACGTTGATGAGGTCGAGTTGATTGGAGTGGAACTCTTCACCAAGCTCTTCAAGAGCGATTTCGCCGACCTCAGGCCCATTTCGGGAACCAACGCCAATCAGGCGGTCTTCTTCGGCCTCACCCAGCCAGGAGACAGGGCCATAGTTCTCCACACCAGCCACGGCGGCCACATAAGCCACATGCCCTTCGGTGCCGCCGGAATGAGGGGCCTTGAAGTCCACACCTGGCCCTTCGACAACGAGGAGTTCAACATCGACGTCGACAAGGCCGAGAAGCTCATCAGGGAGCTTGAGCCAAAGATAGTCGTCTTCGGCGGATCACTCTTCCCGTTCCCGCACCCGGTCAAGGAGCTGGCTCCCGTCGCCAAGGAGGTCGGCGCTTACGTCATGTTCGACGCCGCTCACGTGCTCGGTCTCATCGCCGGCGGTCAGTTCCAGGACCCGCTCCGCGAGGGCGCCGACATAATCACCGCCTCGACCCACAAGACATTCCCGGGACCGCAGGGCGGTGTCATAATCTACAAGAGGTTTGGAGAGACCGAGGAGATAGCCAAGCTCCAGTGGGCCATCTTCCCGGGCGTTCTCAGCAACCACCACCTCCATCACATGGCCGGAAAGACCATCACAGCCGCCGAGATGCTCGAGTACGGTGAGAAGTACGCCGCCCAGATCGTCAAGAACGCCAAGGCCCTCGCCGAGGCTCTTGCTGAAGAGGGCTTCAAGGTCATCGGTGAGGACAAGGGCTACACCGAGAGCCACCAGGTCATCGTCGACGTCTCGGACCTCCACGAGGCCGCTGGAGGATGGGCCGCTCCCCTCCTCGAAGAGGCCGGCATAATCCTCAACAAGAACCTCCTCCCGTGGGACCCGCTCGAGAAGGTCGAGAAGCCGAGCGGCCTCAGGATAGGCGTCCAGGAGATGACCCGCGTTGGAATGATGGAGGACGACATGAAGGAGATCGCCCACTTCATCAAGCGCGTCCTCATCGACAGGGAGGACCCGAAGAAGGTCGAGCGCGACGTCTTCTACTTCAGGATGAACTTCCAGAGGGTCTACTACTCCTTCGACCACGGCCTCCCGATGAGGGAGTGA
- a CDS encoding ASCH domain-containing protein: protein MLIDSAYKSRILRGDKVTTVRYGDYEAKPGSEVYLVIRPSDTAIAKARITKVERKKARELTNEDARLDGFSDVKELLRELNRIYGELYGDDEVTIIGFEITKHFDDGIPLKWLKGLNYREPAEIARLYLENREKLNLNRETDFILRRVYNEGLGRAVRTFGPKKVQQALLKTYHALYAAGVI from the coding sequence ATGCTGATTGACTCGGCCTACAAGTCGAGGATTCTTCGGGGAGACAAGGTCACCACGGTACGCTACGGGGACTACGAGGCGAAGCCGGGGAGCGAGGTCTATCTGGTTATCAGGCCGAGCGACACGGCCATAGCGAAGGCCAGGATAACGAAAGTCGAGAGAAAGAAGGCGAGGGAACTCACCAACGAGGACGCCAGACTGGACGGCTTCTCGGACGTTAAAGAACTCCTGAGAGAATTGAACAGGATATACGGCGAGCTGTACGGCGACGACGAGGTCACGATAATCGGCTTCGAGATAACGAAGCACTTCGACGACGGAATCCCGCTCAAGTGGCTCAAGGGCCTCAACTACCGCGAGCCGGCTGAGATAGCGCGCCTCTACCTGGAAAATCGGGAGAAGCTCAACCTCAACCGCGAGACGGACTTCATCCTGCGGAGGGTCTACAACGAGGGCCTCGGAAGGGCGGTTCGAACCTTCGGGCCGAAGAAAGTCCAGCAGGCCCTGCTGAAGACGTACCACGCGCTGTACGCGGCGGGGGTTATCTGA
- a CDS encoding ABC transporter ATP-binding protein, translated as MIVKAERLTKRFGSVIALDSIDVEVPKGLTVIVGPNGGGKSTFLKIAAGAYRPTKGRVKVLGRDPWRDEGVKKRIGVSFDPPALPQLRTGREWLEYLLSAKGGNGRSVMEAAEMFGAGSFIEKKVRDYSAGMRKRVSLAQAFLGSPELVFLDEPLANLDLNGMKDVLEVIRKEHEEGLNLVVISHIWRPFMEIADYAVLIAAGKVQTAGSPEEIMPLLERTFPL; from the coding sequence ATGATAGTGAAGGCAGAGCGACTCACCAAACGCTTCGGAAGCGTCATTGCCCTCGACTCCATAGACGTTGAGGTTCCGAAGGGTCTGACCGTCATAGTGGGTCCCAACGGGGGCGGCAAGTCCACCTTCTTAAAAATCGCCGCCGGGGCTTACCGGCCAACTAAGGGGAGAGTGAAAGTCCTTGGAAGAGATCCCTGGAGGGACGAGGGGGTAAAGAAAAGGATAGGAGTTTCCTTCGACCCGCCCGCTCTCCCGCAGCTGAGAACCGGAAGGGAGTGGCTTGAGTACCTGCTGAGCGCCAAAGGCGGTAACGGCAGAAGCGTCATGGAAGCCGCGGAAATGTTCGGGGCGGGGAGCTTCATTGAAAAGAAGGTCAGGGATTACTCGGCGGGTATGAGGAAGAGGGTGAGCCTTGCCCAGGCTTTTCTCGGCAGCCCCGAACTGGTGTTCCTCGACGAGCCGCTGGCCAACCTCGACCTGAACGGCATGAAGGACGTCCTGGAGGTTATAAGGAAAGAGCACGAGGAGGGCCTGAATCTCGTGGTGATCTCCCACATCTGGCGTCCCTTCATGGAAATCGCAGACTACGCCGTTTTAATAGCCGCTGGAAAGGTGCAGACCGCGGGTTCCCCCGAGGAGATTATGCCGCTGCTGGAAAGGACGTTTCCCCTGTGA
- a CDS encoding transcription factor S encodes MKFCPKCGNLMLPDRKRKVWVCRSCGYEEPFDEEKDREKTKITQKVEHKPDEGIIIVEQDVKTLPTTHVICPKCGNDTAYWWEMQTRAGDEPSTIFYKCTKCGYVWRAYE; translated from the coding sequence ATGAAGTTCTGTCCAAAGTGCGGTAACCTCATGCTTCCTGACAGGAAAAGGAAGGTCTGGGTCTGCCGCTCATGCGGTTATGAGGAACCCTTCGACGAGGAGAAGGACAGGGAGAAGACGAAGATTACCCAGAAGGTCGAGCACAAGCCCGACGAGGGCATCATCATCGTCGAGCAGGACGTCAAGACCCTGCCGACAACCCACGTGATATGCCCCAAGTGCGGCAACGACACCGCATACTGGTGGGAGATGCAGACCCGCGCTGGAGACGAGCCGAGCACGATATTCTACAAGTGCACCAAATGCGGCTACGTCTGGAGGGCCTACGAGTGA
- a CDS encoding PEGA domain-containing protein yields MRKTAILIWTMFLLSTVAGAVNASPESGYGILVVDSSARVLIVEEGVNFTGPAWVELPASKEGENYTVVVDVNGLSVRIPVLVKGGLTTIVKVRGEKIEESIRTSGATPVEVWFGPPINLPPKLKGSEPELECMVTTYGPMKGRGLVFELMKNPNGDGYFLLPNGTPVEVCTGEYYLSEMYGIEDGWTSIGHYLNWTTYVPEYREIEINSYPTDSAVLVFGASYNVLRTPIKLFVPVINNVTRGYGIDMTGRRVDFRLDPIQEYNITLASNLTVAGGLAPYVDFTVNPPAEGAEIYVDFTALVQAVSLKIVYGLPPEYQGLPNGLETQSVAGQESPTNPGNQENGSLQNSTLVITTYPEDVRVELDGKTVCTGECVLNVTPGEHEVTGTAEGFAAESRKVVLAPGERLTLNLTLSPYPRFQVVSVPEGARLYIDGKPSNCTTPCNVTLTPGTHRLVFRKEGFRDYETVIRASAGDSGVISVSLTDLSGRKYSLDPRLKSGNSAGESSEEKARGGLPIPPTTVYVLAGVLAIGAGILIARKL; encoded by the coding sequence ATGAGGAAAACCGCGATCCTGATCTGGACGATGTTCCTGCTCTCAACGGTGGCCGGGGCCGTTAACGCGTCCCCGGAGAGCGGTTACGGCATACTGGTAGTCGATTCCAGTGCCAGGGTTCTCATCGTGGAAGAGGGAGTGAACTTCACCGGACCGGCATGGGTGGAGCTCCCCGCATCGAAGGAGGGCGAGAACTACACCGTGGTGGTGGACGTAAACGGGCTGAGCGTGAGGATACCCGTCCTGGTCAAGGGGGGACTGACGACGATAGTGAAGGTGAGGGGCGAGAAAATCGAAGAATCCATAAGAACCAGTGGCGCCACACCCGTCGAAGTGTGGTTTGGCCCGCCCATTAACCTCCCTCCTAAACTCAAGGGGTCGGAACCGGAACTCGAGTGCATGGTGACAACCTACGGCCCGATGAAGGGCAGGGGACTGGTCTTTGAACTCATGAAGAACCCCAACGGGGATGGCTACTTCCTCCTGCCCAATGGAACCCCCGTTGAAGTCTGTACCGGTGAGTACTACCTCTCGGAGATGTACGGGATCGAGGACGGGTGGACATCGATCGGGCATTACCTCAACTGGACGACCTACGTTCCGGAGTACAGGGAGATTGAAATAAACTCCTACCCCACAGACTCGGCCGTTCTCGTCTTCGGCGCCAGCTACAACGTACTTAGAACCCCCATAAAGCTGTTCGTGCCGGTAATAAACAACGTTACCCGGGGATACGGCATTGATATGACCGGCAGACGCGTGGACTTCAGGCTCGACCCGATTCAGGAGTACAACATAACCCTCGCCTCCAACCTGACCGTGGCTGGAGGGCTGGCCCCCTACGTTGACTTCACAGTGAATCCCCCAGCAGAAGGCGCCGAAATCTACGTGGACTTCACGGCGCTGGTTCAGGCCGTATCGCTGAAGATCGTTTACGGCCTGCCCCCTGAGTATCAGGGCCTTCCCAACGGGCTGGAAACCCAGTCAGTGGCAGGGCAGGAAAGCCCTACAAACCCAGGGAATCAGGAGAACGGCAGCCTGCAGAACTCAACCCTCGTCATAACAACGTACCCCGAAGATGTTAGGGTGGAGCTGGACGGTAAAACCGTGTGCACCGGAGAATGCGTCCTGAACGTGACCCCCGGTGAGCACGAAGTTACAGGAACCGCGGAGGGCTTTGCGGCGGAGAGCAGAAAAGTAGTGCTGGCACCGGGTGAGCGTTTGACCCTAAACCTCACGCTCTCACCATACCCCCGCTTCCAGGTTGTCTCCGTACCCGAGGGGGCGAGGCTGTACATTGACGGAAAGCCCTCGAACTGCACAACGCCCTGCAACGTAACCCTCACCCCCGGAACACACAGGCTGGTGTTCAGGAAGGAGGGCTTCAGAGACTACGAGACCGTGATCCGGGCCAGTGCCGGGGACAGCGGCGTCATCTCGGTATCGCTAACGGACCTCAGCGGCAGGAAGTATTCGCTCGATCCAAGATTGAAAAGCGGGAACAGCGCGGGGGAGTCCTCTGAAGAGAAAGCCAGAGGCGGGCTCCCCATCCCCCCGACGACTGTCTATGTGCTCGCGGGCGTCCTGGCAATTGGGGCGGGCATCTTAATCGCAAGAAAACTTTGA
- a CDS encoding COG2426 family protein, producing MNSFLEVFLLSLIPTFEGRYAIVYGIGMGYPLWETLLAASLGVLTLSLVLPAVLPYIDRLMLWLEKTPLRKVAHLYLYYIERVRKKAHPYVEKWGFIGLTIFVAIPLPGTGIWTGALAAYLFAVEKRQTVPALILGGLLSMAITLGPALGLFG from the coding sequence ATGAACAGTTTCCTCGAGGTCTTTCTGCTCTCGCTGATTCCAACCTTCGAGGGGCGCTACGCCATCGTCTACGGCATCGGGATGGGCTACCCCCTGTGGGAGACGCTTTTGGCAGCTTCCCTCGGCGTTTTAACCCTCTCGCTCGTTCTCCCAGCGGTTCTGCCCTACATAGACCGGCTCATGCTCTGGCTTGAAAAAACGCCCCTCAGAAAGGTGGCCCACCTCTACCTCTACTACATCGAGCGCGTGAGGAAGAAGGCCCACCCCTACGTCGAGAAGTGGGGGTTCATCGGGCTGACGATATTCGTGGCCATTCCCCTCCCGGGAACGGGCATCTGGACGGGGGCTTTAGCGGCCTACCTCTTTGCCGTCGAGAAGAGGCAGACCGTTCCCGCTTTAATCCTCGGCGGACTGCTCAGCATGGCGATAACGCTCGGACCGGCGCTGGGGCTGTTCGGGTGA
- a CDS encoding immunoglobulin-like domain-containing protein encodes MRWKSGAAIALIILLVWGLTGPHFYIELDKSVYHRGEEPVLRILNTGLAPISFGEVYLLYRYENGTWTQVRTGLIFIAILHWLMPFQSWEQKVSLKYLPENESVKGIPSLHDLPPGRYRVVKEVCGWPRGCVNASVEFEVKD; translated from the coding sequence ATGAGGTGGAAGAGCGGGGCGGCCATTGCCCTCATAATCCTCCTCGTCTGGGGTCTCACCGGGCCGCACTTCTACATAGAGCTTGATAAGAGTGTCTACCATCGCGGAGAAGAGCCGGTTTTAAGGATACTCAACACAGGATTGGCGCCAATCTCATTTGGGGAGGTTTACTTGCTCTATCGCTATGAAAACGGCACGTGGACCCAGGTTAGGACTGGCCTCATCTTCATCGCAATACTCCACTGGCTCATGCCCTTTCAGTCATGGGAGCAGAAGGTCAGCTTGAAATACCTGCCAGAAAATGAATCTGTCAAAGGGATCCCTTCACTCCACGACCTGCCGCCGGGCAGATACAGAGTCGTCAAAGAGGTCTGCGGCTGGCCTAGGGGCTGTGTGAACGCGAGCGTTGAGTTTGAAGTGAAGGATTAG
- a CDS encoding DNA polymerase sliding clamp, with the protein MPFEIVFDGAKDFADLIATASNLIDEAAFKVTEEGISMRAMDPSRVVLIDLNLPESIFSKYEVEEEETVGVNMDHFKKILKRGKNKDTLILRKGDENFLEITFEGTAKRTFRLPLIEVEELELDLPELPFTAKVVILGEVLKEAVKDASLVSDAIKFIAGENEFVMKAEGETNEVEIKLTLEDEGLLDLEVEEETKSAYGISYLADMIKGIGKADEVIIKFGNEMPLQMEYPIRDEGRLIFLLAPRVED; encoded by the coding sequence ATGCCGTTCGAGATAGTTTTTGATGGTGCCAAGGATTTCGCCGATCTTATTGCGACAGCAAGCAACCTCATTGATGAGGCCGCCTTCAAGGTAACCGAGGAAGGAATAAGCATGCGCGCCATGGATCCGAGCAGGGTCGTCCTCATCGACCTCAACCTGCCCGAGAGCATCTTCTCCAAGTACGAGGTCGAGGAAGAGGAGACCGTTGGGGTCAACATGGACCACTTTAAGAAGATACTCAAGCGCGGAAAGAACAAGGACACCCTCATCCTCAGGAAGGGCGACGAGAACTTCCTTGAGATAACCTTCGAGGGAACCGCAAAGAGAACCTTCAGGCTTCCACTCATAGAGGTTGAAGAGCTTGAGCTGGACCTCCCTGAGCTTCCGTTCACCGCCAAAGTCGTCATCCTCGGCGAGGTTCTCAAGGAGGCCGTTAAAGATGCCTCCCTCGTCAGCGACGCGATCAAGTTCATAGCCGGGGAGAACGAGTTCGTCATGAAGGCCGAGGGCGAGACCAACGAGGTCGAGATAAAGCTCACCCTCGAGGACGAGGGCCTGCTCGACCTCGAAGTCGAGGAGGAGACCAAGAGCGCCTACGGAATAAGCTACCTGGCGGACATGATAAAAGGCATCGGTAAGGCCGACGAGGTCATAATAAAGTTCGGCAACGAAATGCCCCTCCAGATGGAGTACCCGATCAGGGACGAGGGCAGGCTGATATTCCTCCTGGCTCCTCGCGTCGAGGACTGA
- a CDS encoding DUF3783 domain-containing protein, protein MGKVLLIGFGPAEVEAIRDSLGGLDVFEVPEYCRDWVVSEVVERAEELSGSSQWHLRKFVIMHGLDNETLKGVIKAVKMLNPGRVIFATTTETALTWKLEDYLEELMAEDEYFQAMRWARKEASQRKGPFLDIGKG, encoded by the coding sequence ATGGGAAAGGTTCTGCTCATAGGGTTCGGTCCCGCGGAGGTGGAGGCCATAAGGGACTCCCTCGGAGGGCTGGACGTTTTTGAGGTTCCGGAGTACTGCAGGGACTGGGTGGTCAGTGAGGTCGTTGAAAGGGCGGAGGAGCTGAGCGGCTCATCCCAGTGGCACCTCAGGAAGTTCGTGATAATGCACGGCCTCGACAACGAGACTTTGAAGGGCGTCATAAAGGCCGTTAAAATGCTGAACCCCGGCAGGGTCATCTTCGCCACGACCACGGAGACGGCGCTCACGTGGAAGCTGGAGGATTATCTGGAGGAGCTGATGGCGGAGGACGAGTACTTCCAGGCCATGCGCTGGGCCAGAAAGGAAGCGTCCCAGAGGAAAGGGCCTTTCCTCGACATCGGGAAGGGTTAA
- a CDS encoding TIGR02253 family HAD-type hydrolase — MIRVVFFDLDDTIVDTTRLAEMARRNAIENMVRHGLPVDFDTAYHELLELINEYGSNFGKHFDYLLRRLDLPSNPKWIAAGVISYHNTKFAYLRTVKGVRRVLLDLQREGYRLGIITDGDPIKQWEKILRLELDAYFDDVFISDYLGVKKPHPKIFRKALRKMGVEPEEAMMVGDRLYSDVYGAKNVGMVTVWFKYGKYANRETEYRDYADFTIRSLEELPAILRGLRGEEEQERSDTEVHAD, encoded by the coding sequence ATGATCAGGGTCGTGTTCTTTGACCTGGACGATACGATAGTCGATACAACGAGACTGGCAGAGATGGCGAGGCGGAACGCGATAGAGAACATGGTGAGACACGGTCTTCCCGTTGACTTTGATACCGCCTACCACGAACTTCTTGAGCTGATAAACGAGTACGGGAGCAACTTCGGGAAGCACTTCGACTACCTTCTGCGGAGGCTTGACCTTCCCAGCAACCCCAAGTGGATCGCAGCCGGCGTTATCTCCTACCACAACACCAAGTTCGCCTATCTGAGGACCGTGAAGGGGGTCAGGAGGGTCCTGCTCGACCTCCAGAGGGAGGGTTACAGGCTCGGGATAATCACCGACGGCGACCCGATAAAGCAGTGGGAGAAGATACTCCGCCTCGAACTCGACGCCTACTTCGATGATGTCTTCATCTCGGACTACCTCGGCGTCAAGAAGCCCCACCCAAAGATATTCAGGAAGGCACTGAGGAAGATGGGGGTCGAGCCGGAGGAGGCCATGATGGTCGGGGACAGGCTCTACTCCGACGTCTACGGCGCTAAAAACGTGGGAATGGTGACCGTGTGGTTTAAATACGGAAAGTACGCCAACAGAGAGACGGAGTACAGGGATTACGCGGACTTCACGATACGCTCTCTGGAAGAGCTGCCTGCGATACTGAGGGGGTTGAGGGGTGAGGAGGAGCAAGAGCGTTCAGATACGGAAGTTCATGCTGATTGA
- a CDS encoding DNA replication complex subunit Gins51, producing the protein MDIVKLRELLEQELSSQDLAEVGEEFYREFDSLIKALKLSAESSRERGEDIEERLYLAQLEIAERLAREIIKIRLHKIVDLAVEGIPGEMTEEERRIFTVLRAFIEREELADLNVPVSEEVSFKTAAEAPAQRTEVSKKAVPTEAYIIKIDLPKILDPELREYGPFRAGDLVIIPRSIGKVLLERDAAERVKISP; encoded by the coding sequence GTGGACATCGTCAAGCTCAGGGAACTGCTGGAACAGGAGCTTTCCTCACAGGATCTCGCGGAGGTTGGGGAAGAGTTCTACAGGGAGTTCGACAGTCTCATAAAGGCACTAAAGCTGAGCGCCGAAAGCTCCCGCGAGAGGGGCGAGGACATAGAAGAGCGCCTCTACCTCGCCCAGCTTGAGATAGCGGAGAGGCTCGCGCGCGAGATAATAAAAATCAGGCTCCATAAAATCGTCGACCTCGCCGTCGAGGGAATCCCCGGCGAGATGACCGAGGAGGAGAGGAGGATATTCACGGTTCTGAGGGCGTTCATAGAGCGCGAGGAGCTCGCTGATCTGAACGTCCCCGTTTCTGAAGAAGTATCGTTCAAAACTGCGGCAGAGGCACCCGCCCAGCGTACAGAGGTCTCGAAGAAGGCAGTTCCAACCGAAGCCTACATAATCAAGATCGACCTCCCCAAGATACTCGACCCGGAGCTGAGGGAGTACGGACCTTTCAGGGCCGGTGACCTCGTCATAATCCCGAGGAGCATAGGAAAGGTCCTCCTCGAGCGGGACGCGGCAGAGAGGGTTAAAATCTCCCCGTGA